TCGCTGGTGTATCTGAGGGTGCGACTTGGAAAGCAAACCTGGTGGATAACCCAAAAACCCAAACTTTGATGATTCCCCAACCTGGTAAAGCTATTTCCTATCCCATAGCAACTTTACGGAGTGGTAGGTTAGGAACTGAACAAAGCCAAACTGCAAAAATGTTGGTACGTTATCCAGATACGGCTTATGAAGCACATGGCAATTATGGCGTAGAATACAGTCTCAGTTTACCTTTAAGTAATAATACTAATAAAGAGCAAACTGTGAGTGTGACCTTAGAAACTCCGTTGAAAGAAGATAAATTATCTCAAAACGGTGTACGTTTCCGCAAACCGTCTTTAGATTTTCCCTTTTTCCGAGGTACTGTACGGCTACGTTATGCGGATGATGATGGTAAGCAACAAACACGCTATGTGCATTTATGGCATCGTACTGGTCAGGTTTTAGATCCTTTAGTGAAAGTCTTGTTAAAACCGGGGACTAAACGCATGGTCCAGTTAGATGTCATTTATCCGCCTGATTCTACCCCTCCGCAGGTGGTGACGGTGAGAACTTTGGAAAATTGAAGTTATGCATTTACGTAGCGACTATCTTGATGTCAAGCGATCGCTACGATTCTACATTTGTTCGGAGACTATAATAAGAAAATTACTTACCGCCGTAGAAAAAGGCAATTTCTTTTTCTTTCAAAGGAGCAAAACCAGCATCAACAAGCTTTTGGTCTAGTTCTGCTTGGGGGATATGCTTGGCACCGATGCGGACGATGCGAGAACGCATGGTATTAGATACACCACTACGTTGTCTACCTGCTTCTAATCCCATGACTTGGTTATACAGTTCTAACTTAGCGGAGGGAATAGGAGAACCATCAAAATCAATTCCTTGTGCGATCGCTACATCAATAGCATCAGCACCTGTAGTAGTTTGATTCCCTACATTAGTTTCGGTAGTCATGGCAATATATTCTCAGATTTATAGGTATATATTACCAGGTCATTGGACATTGGGTTATTAACTTCCCCCTGCTCCCTGCTCCCCTGCCTCTTCGCTGCCTTCTGCCTCCTACACTTGTCACTTTTGGAAATTTTGGTTTAATCTCAAACCAGCGGTATAGCAATTTAGGTGATGCTATGTCTGATGCCCACACTCCTCGTAACAAAGACCGCAGCCTCGAACAAGCTCTAACTAACAAAATTATCGATGATTATTTCGAGAATTCTGAAAGTTGGCTGAGAGCAATTTTGCGGATGTGTTTTTTCTCCCTCGCTAAAATCAATGGAGAATCCGTTTTTATCGTTGAATGTCCGAATCAAGCCGTAGCAAAGCGCCTGAGTCGTAAAACTTATCCGTTTCGAGGAATGGTATACTTTTTAACTGATAACTTTGATGATAGCGATCGCACTTTATTTTGCTACAAAGACGAACGCAAAGGAAATTGGCGCTGTTTTGATACCAGCACAAATACTTGGCAATCTTTAAATAAGTTGCAATCATCTACTACCCCAAGGGACTAGGGACTGGGGACTGGGGACTGGGGACTGGGGACTGGGGACTGGGGACTGGGGACTGGGGACTGGGGACTGGGGAATCAATTCTATTTTTCCCAATCACCAATCACCAATCACCAATTACTAATAATTTTTGCGCGTTATTGACCCACCAACAAACGCCCCTAATGTTGTACCTGTCCACATTCCAGCTATGCTGCCTTGCCAAATTGCTCCAGGTGTTACCAAAGTATTACACATCATTTTCAAGCCCCAGGCTTGATTTTGACATTTTTGATTATGAAGCATTGAGGTGATTTGTCCACCAATCAAACCACCAAAAAAGCCGGATGATAGTGCCACAAAAGTACAAATTAGAATCCGTTTCTTAGTCATCGTAATTCGGAATACGGGGAGATGGTGAGCAGAGGAGAAATAATAATATCTTCTATCTTTTATCTTCTCTTCTGCTACACCCCTATCTGTCACCTGTCACCTGTCACCTGTCACCTGTCACCTGTCACCTTCTTCAACCTGTATTCCTCATTCCTGCTGCAATACCGTTAATAGTTAACAATGCTCCTCTTAGTAACTCCCCTTTGCTGTAACGGGAGTGAATTACCCCTGGTGTGCTACTGTTCTTGTACTGTCGTAGGCGCTTGAGCAGAGAAACTTGGATAAATCCCAGCGGTACAATTGTGCCATTACGTAACTGTACTGAACGCTGCAAGATGGGATCACCGTCTAAAAGTCGCTGATGCCCAGTTATTTTTAAGACAAAATCCCTGGTGAGATAGAATTCACTGGCAATTTGCTCAAAAACTTTCTCAAACCTGGGTTTATCTTCTGGGTTGGACAATTCCTGTACGTAATGACGCGCCATTTCCATGTCTACTTTAGCCAAGGTCATTTCTGCTTTAGAAATTACCATTTTGAAGAAAGGCCACTTGACATAAAAGTAACGCAGTAATTTCAAGTGTTCTTCTGGTTGTTCGTTTAAAAACTCTTGTAAAGCTGTACCCACACCATACCAGGAAGGCAACAAAAACCTAGTTTGTGTCCAACTAAATACCCAAGGAATAGCTCGCAAACTGCTTAAATCTTTCTTACCAGATGGTCGCCGTGCTGGACGAGAGCTAATTTGCAACTGGCTAATTTCTTCGATGGGGGTGACTTGGTGGAAGAAGTCGATAAAATCGGGTTGTTCGTAAATGAGAGCGCGATAATGCTGACGAGAACGCACTGCTAATTCTTCCATAATCTCATTCCAGGGTTCAATATCATCAAACCCAGTCCGCAGCAAACTAGCTTGGACTACTGCACTGGTAATAGTTTCTACGTGGTACAAGGCCAAGTCCAGCAAAGAATATTTAGAAGCTAAAACTTCCCCTTGTTCAGTAATCTTGATCCGTCCATTAATACTGTGTCCTGGTTGAGCCAAAATCGCCTCATAAGCAGGTCCACCACCCCGACCGACAGAGCCACCTCGTCCGTGGAAAATTCGCAGGTTTAAGCCGTATTCTTCCGCGATTTTTTGCAGTGATTTTTGAGCTTTATGAATTTCCCAGTTGCTACTTAAGAAACCAGAGTCTTTGTTGCTGTCAGAATACCCCAGCATCACTTCTTGCAAGTTAGGGTTGAGGATGGGGGAAGATGGGGAGTTGGGGGATTGGAAAGATGGGGAGGTATTTTCTAGATTAATTGCTTCATAACCACCCGCTAAGAAAGCGCGATAAAGTGGGAGTCCAAACAGCTGCCGCATGACGCTTCTAGAGCGTTGTAAGTCTTCTACAGTCTCAAATAGCGGTACAACTCGAATTGAACCTACAGCTATAGCGGGGTCAAATAATCGCGCTTCTTTGGCTAAAAGCAAAACTTCCAAAACATCGCTGACTTCGCGGCACATACTGATAATGTAAGTTTGGCAGATGTTGAGGCCAAATTCTTGTTGCAGCGATCGCACGACGCGGAAGGTTTCAATTACATCATTGGTTTTTTCAGAAAATGGTAATTCTGCGGGAATTAATGGCCGTCTCGTTTGCAGTTCTCCAGTTAACCAAGCCACCCTTTGAGCTTCTGATAGTTCGTTGTAAGATTGGGGTAAAACTTGCAAGTATTCAAGAATCTCATTGAGCGCATCAGAGTGACGAGATGATTCTTGACGAATATCTAGCTGAGTCAGGTGAAAGTCAAAAATTTCGACTTGACAAATGAGATTTTCTAACTCTCGACAACTTAAACCTGTTTCTGTCAAGTTGCGCTGAATTAATCGTAGTTCTGCCAAAAATTCAGCCCCGGAACGATACATGGGGGAATCTTCATTTGTTGGCGTTTCCCGATTATATAAAGCCAGATTGCGATCGCGTGTATTTTCCAGCCTTCTTAGCACATAAGAAAGTTTAAGTCGATAAGGTTCCTGACGATAACGCAAGGCCAGCGCATCGTATACATCACTCAAAGTAGATTGATCTAACTCTAGCGATTCCAGCAAATCTGGCAGCACATCGCTCCAGTGCATGGACACACTTAATAATTCAATCAGCTGCTTCACCGAGTGAATATATCTCTCTAACACCATCTTGCGCTGATAACAAGCAGTTTTCCAAGTTACTTCTGGTGTCACCGATGGATTTCCATCCCTGTCTGAACCTACCCAAGAACCAAAAGAGCAAAAATTTGTACTAGGTGGTTCTAACCAAGGAAATGTTTGTGCTAGAGAATATTTGAGGCGTTTATAAAGTTGGGGAATACCATCAAATAAAACTTCCTGGAAGTAGTGTAGCGCATAATCTACTTCATCTAATACAGTTGGTTTAAATTGATGCAGTTCATCAGTACGCCACCAGAGGCGAATTTCTTCCAATAATCGCTCTTTTACCTCTGCTGCTTCCCAAGGATAACCACCAGAGCGATTTTCCAAACTATCTAGCTGTTGTAAGAGGTTTACTACCTGTCGCTGTTTATCGCGGATAGTGTGACGAACAATTTCCGTGGGGTGTGCAGTGAAAACTAGGCGGATATCCAGTTGAGAAATCAGACGTTGAATTTGCTGAGGTGGTACATTCAGTTTGAATAACAGGGGAAATAAAGCTGCAAATGTACCCTTTTGTTTAACTGGCGTTGTGTCTGTCCAACTTTGTGATAATGAATCTGCTCCTAGTTCCTTGGTGACAGGTAAGTCATCTTCCCTTTGGTTAGTCGAATAAATAATATTGGCGAGATGTTCCTGATCTATGATGCCTGAATCAGAATAGCGGGTTAGCTGCTGCTTTTGTTCGTATTCCTGCTCAATGATATTAATCAGCTGAAAATAAAGAGCAAAAGCACGAGCAGCACGAATAGCCTCGTTGATATTTAGCTGTTCGATCAATTCGACTGCTGAGGAGGCATGATCATTTGTAGCTTGTCCTTCAGGTGAACACAAATCGCGCAACTGCCGCAATAGATCCACCATTTTTTGTCCGCATTCCTGCCGAAGAACCGACTCCCACAATTCCTCTACTACCTGTAGACGATGACGCAAGAATAATTCAGACATAGGGTAGATATTCGCTGCTGGCGATGAAGAGTATAAAAGGGAACCCATATTCTCCGCTCTAGTAAAGCCAATTACTGTTTACAATTTTAGTTTTGTGCTGGTTGGTTTATAGGATTACCCGAAGCCAATAAATGGTTATATATAACTGTCAGCTTTGGTTTAGTTCCTGTTCATCTGGAAAGTTGAGAAGGGGGAGGCGATCGCCTCTAAATACTTCTTCACTGGCTGATCCTAAAGCTTCCAGTGCCTGACCAGTTGCTTTATCTGCTACAAGTAGCAGTAGCATAGATGCTGTAGCTATTTGTAGGAGACAAGATTGGGGAATACTAAACAAAATCAGATTTAATCCTGGGCTTGGTAAGGGGTTTTGGGTTACAGGTGACATTGCTAATTCTTAGTGATGGCCAGATGAGTAAAATAGACGCAAAACTCAATACTGCTTGCTTAAGAGTCTGAAAGTTGTAAATTATTGGTTTGGGTAAAGGGTAAAGGTTTTTTCTTTCCCACGCACCGACAAGTATTGACGCAAAACTCAATCTTCTGAGGATATGTAACCTTGATAAGACTATCTTTGCCCATTTTGCAAGCTCCAAAGGTAACAAAATTGTTAAAAAAAAACTGCAAAATGTGATAAATCTATGGTTCTAGTTTACAAGTACAGGCAAAATCCCCCAACACTCGCTTCCTGTTAAAATTAGCTTCATAATGAAAACATTATTACTAGATCGCCAGCAAACCTTAGTGCAATGGGTAAGCCAAGCAACAGGAATCAGCACTTTCGGGGTGAAAGTCCGGTTGCTGGGAAATGAACTGCATATCCTTTGTGAAGGTACAGACTGCCCACAACGTTGGCAAACTCTTTCTGACTTGCTACAAGCACTTGGGCAAACAGATTTAGATAGCCTCACAAATGAGGAACAATCCTCAATATACCAAGTATTGGTCTATGGTCGGAAGAAAGGAGAACACCGTCCTCAATGGTGTCATCGGGTCTACTTAAATCAATTAGATCGCCATCTAGAGCAGGTAGAGCAAGCACTGTTAGCAGAAGCCAAAAAATCCAGACTACCTGGAGGGGCGCTGATTGTCTCTAATGAAAGTTTGGCACGTCAAGGCAACCCCGATGCGATCGCTCGTTATCTGAGTGAAAACCTGAGTAAGTTGGGTGTGGCTGTACAAGTTAAAAGCAAGCCCTACGAGTCTAAAGCCAACTCCCAAAAAACAGGTAATCGTCTCTGGATATTCTGCCAATCAACTTATAGCCCTGATGCTACATTACTGGCTGAACCAGTAGCCCAACAGTTGCGACATCTCAAGCTGGCTGGCTATGAAGATGCTGTTATTGTATCCCAAGTCCGGGGTGAGAGTGAGCCTGATTGGCGGTTGCGGGTAGATTTAACCCCACCGGAAACCATGCTCAAAGAATGGGCGCGGTGGGGGGATGTGCAAGCGATCGCTCGCTTGTTAACTGAGGTATTGTCAGATTTAAAAATTGCTGTTCAAGCTTCTCTCAAAGAATTTACCCTACATATCTTTTGCACTCCTGCATTTGACCCTCTAAAAACTGCTCCCGCACCAGATAAAGAGGTGTGTTCCCCGGTAATTCTGGCCCAGTTAGAAAAGATTGCACCCCAAGGTATTCTGGCAGCAGCTGTATACGGACAAAAAACAGATGATAAGCAACCTGTTTGGGTAGATTGGTTGTCTTTACCAGCTGCACAGCATCCCGCCTTGGCAACAACCACCCTGGATCTAGGTACTACTGGGGATGAACCAGCTATCATTTTCTTACTGGAGCGCCTGATCAATCAAGATATGGATTGGCGGTTAAAAACAGGCGGTATCCGCGTATTATTGCTACATAAGGGTGATTTACTGCACGTTATGTGTGATGCACCCAATTGTCCCACACGCCAACAAGTAGCCATCAAAGTCATTCAATTTATTCGCCAACTCCACATTGTCGGCGTTACTGGTGTGAGAGTTTATGGTCGTCGTGCTGGAGATCATGAACCTGTTTGGCATCACGGAGTTGATTTTGGACAACGCCACCGATTAGTACCAGAAGCTACACCAGAATTTGCTGCTACAGCTGAATATGTCAGCGATTTACTTAATAACAATGAAGCTAACGAGCCAATTCTGCGCCCTGACTTAACAACCCAGGAAGTTCAAAATTTGGTGACTGAAGTAGCACAAGACTGGGTAGAAACTGCTCACAAACAAGTCAGAAAGCTACTTTTAGCAACACAACTGTTTGCAGAAACTAACCAGTCAGCTGACCATAACCATGATGAACAAGGACTATGGGTAAGTGTAGTCTGGGTAGCCTTGGGATTAATACTCACAATCCAAAGTGATTGGATGTTAGGTTACGTGATTACTCGTACTATACAAAATTCACCCCCAGATAATAGTGCTTTATCTTCCTCATCCTCACAGTCCCAGGCATCTTTAACATCAGGAAAAAATCAAGATCAAAAATCAGCCTTTTTTACTAGCACCAATAACACAAAATCTTCTCAATTTGGTAATTCGGCCTTTAATGCTTCTGGCTTTACCCAAAATGATAGCCCATCAGAAAATTTGCCAGCTGCGCCATTGAAACAAAAAGCTAACGCCACTGCTATTCTGTTAGCCGCACGGTCACAGATGCCCAGTTTTAATGCCAGGCAATTAGATGAACAATTAGCACTTTATAAACAGCGTTTGGCAACAACTAAAAAACCGCCAGATGTGCTAATTATTGGTTCTTCTCGTGCCTTGAGAGGAGTTGATCCCGTCGCCCTTTCTAAAGCATTGGCAACTCAAGGTTATCCAAAAATTGACATATTTAACTTTGGTATTAATGGTGCTACAGCCCAAGTTGTGAACTTTATCATTCGTCAAGTTTTAGAACCTTCAGAATTACCAAAACTTATTATTTGGGCAGATGGTTCTAGAGCTTTCAATAATGGACGTGAAGATATCACTTTTAATACTATTGCTGCTTCCAAAGGGTATCAAGAAGTCTTAAAAAAAGCCACAAAACCTGTCGATAACAATAATTTATCCCCGCAAAAATTAAACACAGTAAAAGATGAAAATGATCAAGATAAAACAGTAGATTTTAATAGCTATCAAGTTGCTAACGAATGGTTAAACCAGGCTTTAGTTGGTATGTCTGCCAGCTACGAGAATCGAGACAAAATTAAAGCATTATTGCAAAAACAACTCAAATATTTACCTTTTATTCATAACTATCAGCAAGTTAACTCAAACATTAAATTGACTAGCGACCTAAAAGAATATCAGTCCGCACAAGGGGTTGATTTTGATGGCTTCTTGCCCTTATCTATTCGTTTTAATCCTGCTACATACTATCAAAATCATCCCAAAGTATCTGGAAGTTACGACAATGACTATAAATCTTTTCAACTAGGAGGTGAACAAGATGCAGCTTTACAATCAGTTATAGAGTTTACTAATACTCAAAAAATAGCCCTAGTATTTGTGAATATGCCCCTCACAGCAGATTACTTAGACACGATGCGGACAAAATATGAGCAAGAATTTCAAAAATATATGTTAGATACTTCTACTACTCATACCAACTTGATCTACCGTGATTTAAGTCAAATCTGGCTCAAAGCAAATGACTACTTTTCTGACCCCAGTCACCTCAACCGCTACGGAGCTTATGAAGTCTCTAAAAAGCTGGCTACTGACCCCATGATTCCCTGGACTGTTAAATAAATGGGGACTCTGAAGAGGAAGGGGCGCAGGGGAAACAGGAAATAAATTATTATCTTTCTCTTGCCTCTTGCAACTAACAACTAACAACTGATAACTGATGAAGTTTATATCAATTTTTTACGGGCTTTTTCTGCTGAGTATTCTGGGAATTTACTGGACTGTAGCCGAACAAAAG
This genomic interval from Anabaena sphaerica FACHB-251 contains the following:
- the ppc gene encoding phosphoenolpyruvate carboxylase, with amino-acid sequence MGSLLYSSSPAANIYPMSELFLRHRLQVVEELWESVLRQECGQKMVDLLRQLRDLCSPEGQATNDHASSAVELIEQLNINEAIRAARAFALYFQLINIIEQEYEQKQQLTRYSDSGIIDQEHLANIIYSTNQREDDLPVTKELGADSLSQSWTDTTPVKQKGTFAALFPLLFKLNVPPQQIQRLISQLDIRLVFTAHPTEIVRHTIRDKQRQVVNLLQQLDSLENRSGGYPWEAAEVKERLLEEIRLWWRTDELHQFKPTVLDEVDYALHYFQEVLFDGIPQLYKRLKYSLAQTFPWLEPPSTNFCSFGSWVGSDRDGNPSVTPEVTWKTACYQRKMVLERYIHSVKQLIELLSVSMHWSDVLPDLLESLELDQSTLSDVYDALALRYRQEPYRLKLSYVLRRLENTRDRNLALYNRETPTNEDSPMYRSGAEFLAELRLIQRNLTETGLSCRELENLICQVEIFDFHLTQLDIRQESSRHSDALNEILEYLQVLPQSYNELSEAQRVAWLTGELQTRRPLIPAELPFSEKTNDVIETFRVVRSLQQEFGLNICQTYIISMCREVSDVLEVLLLAKEARLFDPAIAVGSIRVVPLFETVEDLQRSRSVMRQLFGLPLYRAFLAGGYEAINLENTSPSFQSPNSPSSPILNPNLQEVMLGYSDSNKDSGFLSSNWEIHKAQKSLQKIAEEYGLNLRIFHGRGGSVGRGGGPAYEAILAQPGHSINGRIKITEQGEVLASKYSLLDLALYHVETITSAVVQASLLRTGFDDIEPWNEIMEELAVRSRQHYRALIYEQPDFIDFFHQVTPIEEISQLQISSRPARRPSGKKDLSSLRAIPWVFSWTQTRFLLPSWYGVGTALQEFLNEQPEEHLKLLRYFYVKWPFFKMVISKAEMTLAKVDMEMARHYVQELSNPEDKPRFEKVFEQIASEFYLTRDFVLKITGHQRLLDGDPILQRSVQLRNGTIVPLGFIQVSLLKRLRQYKNSSTPGVIHSRYSKGELLRGALLTINGIAAGMRNTG
- a CDS encoding DUF4090 family protein; its protein translation is MTTETNVGNQTTTGADAIDVAIAQGIDFDGSPIPSAKLELYNQVMGLEAGRQRSGVSNTMRSRIVRIGAKHIPQAELDQKLVDAGFAPLKEKEIAFFYGGK
- a CDS encoding DUF1574 domain-containing protein; this translates as MKTLLLDRQQTLVQWVSQATGISTFGVKVRLLGNELHILCEGTDCPQRWQTLSDLLQALGQTDLDSLTNEEQSSIYQVLVYGRKKGEHRPQWCHRVYLNQLDRHLEQVEQALLAEAKKSRLPGGALIVSNESLARQGNPDAIARYLSENLSKLGVAVQVKSKPYESKANSQKTGNRLWIFCQSTYSPDATLLAEPVAQQLRHLKLAGYEDAVIVSQVRGESEPDWRLRVDLTPPETMLKEWARWGDVQAIARLLTEVLSDLKIAVQASLKEFTLHIFCTPAFDPLKTAPAPDKEVCSPVILAQLEKIAPQGILAAAVYGQKTDDKQPVWVDWLSLPAAQHPALATTTLDLGTTGDEPAIIFLLERLINQDMDWRLKTGGIRVLLLHKGDLLHVMCDAPNCPTRQQVAIKVIQFIRQLHIVGVTGVRVYGRRAGDHEPVWHHGVDFGQRHRLVPEATPEFAATAEYVSDLLNNNEANEPILRPDLTTQEVQNLVTEVAQDWVETAHKQVRKLLLATQLFAETNQSADHNHDEQGLWVSVVWVALGLILTIQSDWMLGYVITRTIQNSPPDNSALSSSSSQSQASLTSGKNQDQKSAFFTSTNNTKSSQFGNSAFNASGFTQNDSPSENLPAAPLKQKANATAILLAARSQMPSFNARQLDEQLALYKQRLATTKKPPDVLIIGSSRALRGVDPVALSKALATQGYPKIDIFNFGINGATAQVVNFIIRQVLEPSELPKLIIWADGSRAFNNGREDITFNTIAASKGYQEVLKKATKPVDNNNLSPQKLNTVKDENDQDKTVDFNSYQVANEWLNQALVGMSASYENRDKIKALLQKQLKYLPFIHNYQQVNSNIKLTSDLKEYQSAQGVDFDGFLPLSIRFNPATYYQNHPKVSGSYDNDYKSFQLGGEQDAALQSVIEFTNTQKIALVFVNMPLTADYLDTMRTKYEQEFQKYMLDTSTTHTNLIYRDLSQIWLKANDYFSDPSHLNRYGAYEVSKKLATDPMIPWTVK